A window of the Candidatus Nitrosotalea okcheonensis genome harbors these coding sequences:
- a CDS encoding DEAD/DEAH box helicase: MVAPTGSGKTETAVIPIFSRVARSRKEGKIKVLYITPLRALNRDVFKRIIKYAENEGLRIEIRHGDTSQSMRRKINLAPPDILITTPETLIILLTQPVMLHALDEIEWMITDEVHELLGNERGAQLSLSLERLQANTKYSMTRIGLSATVGNTAEAAKFVVGTKRKCKIIEDRSIRKYDVEVKYIEGTITDVVDHVIEYVTKNYPSSPVLLFTNTRGESEYIASVLKERSSITIDLHHGSLSQQVREETEDTLRAGKPGIVVCTSSLELGLDIGSVELVIHYGSPRQVSKLMQRIGRSRHTRGSSAKGLIVTNNPDDEIEALAILERVREKSIEDQIVHDGALDVLAHHLVGMSMQFGKMSLDLALDMIKQAYSFRNVTITEIIEVLEVLHNGNIVFFDKEEMTFTKKGRSFRYHFENLSTIPDILKFKVFDTASKKIIGSLDQRFVGDNGEQGSVFVLRGMQWRILNVDDSSLKVNVEPISSAGINVPYWEGENIPVDYTTARKVGMVRTKTIVAHFTNKVIDNLKLGTIPDETNILVESQRVRNTIVIHSCFGTRINSTLAMLLSAMISAKSGYLVDSRSDAYRIMLSSNGRILEQAVRDVVSDEYDLQDIVQASLAGTHNVNWRTWCVAKKFGIVGREAVYDRKSARFLYEKYSKTALAKEALRELYHDKYDLENTSQLLQKIKSNEIKITWVEVDGFTKLAEPILDHTTKYYASPANMDKGILDLVKTRLMKTRHRLVCVRCGKWEKVVETGQVNEIPSCPYCKSRQIAATFYSDYDLPKIVQKKVAGKKITAEEGHKFARAWKVSSLLANFGRTALVVISGYGVGADTAARILRNMIYEEEVYKQIYEAERQYVTTRGFWD, encoded by the coding sequence GTGGTTGCACCAACTGGCTCTGGCAAGACAGAGACTGCAGTAATTCCAATATTTTCGCGAGTTGCACGTTCTAGAAAAGAAGGGAAAATCAAGGTACTGTACATCACTCCCCTTCGAGCGCTGAACAGGGATGTTTTCAAGAGAATTATCAAGTATGCTGAAAATGAAGGACTGCGAATTGAGATAAGACACGGGGACACGTCGCAATCCATGAGGCGCAAGATAAACCTGGCCCCGCCTGACATCTTGATTACAACCCCTGAAACTCTAATCATACTGCTTACACAGCCTGTGATGCTTCATGCCCTTGATGAGATTGAATGGATGATAACAGATGAGGTGCATGAGCTATTGGGAAATGAGAGAGGGGCCCAGCTCTCACTAAGCCTTGAAAGGCTCCAGGCAAATACCAAATATTCCATGACAAGAATAGGGCTGTCTGCAACAGTAGGCAACACTGCCGAAGCCGCCAAGTTTGTTGTAGGGACAAAAAGAAAATGCAAGATAATTGAGGACCGCTCGATTCGAAAATATGATGTTGAGGTAAAGTACATCGAGGGTACCATTACTGATGTAGTGGACCATGTCATTGAATATGTTACAAAAAACTATCCGTCATCTCCTGTCTTGCTGTTTACAAATACCAGGGGCGAATCCGAGTATATTGCATCGGTACTAAAGGAGCGCTCTAGCATTACAATAGATCTTCACCACGGCTCTCTTTCCCAGCAGGTTAGAGAAGAAACTGAAGACACCCTGCGAGCTGGCAAGCCTGGAATAGTTGTATGTACATCTTCGCTTGAGCTTGGCCTTGACATTGGATCTGTTGAACTTGTGATTCATTATGGTTCGCCAAGACAGGTGTCAAAACTCATGCAAAGAATTGGCAGGAGCAGGCATACGCGCGGGTCGTCAGCAAAGGGACTGATTGTGACAAACAACCCGGATGATGAAATTGAGGCGCTGGCAATACTGGAGCGTGTCAGGGAAAAGTCCATTGAGGATCAGATAGTCCATGACGGTGCACTGGATGTTCTTGCACATCACTTGGTTGGGATGAGCATGCAGTTTGGCAAGATGTCGCTTGATTTGGCATTGGACATGATAAAACAAGCCTACTCGTTTCGAAATGTAACCATAACAGAAATCATCGAAGTGCTTGAGGTTTTGCACAATGGAAACATTGTATTCTTTGACAAGGAAGAGATGACCTTTACAAAAAAAGGCCGCTCGTTTAGGTACCACTTTGAAAACCTATCTACCATTCCCGACATTTTAAAATTCAAGGTCTTCGATACCGCATCCAAGAAAATTATTGGAAGCCTTGACCAGAGGTTTGTTGGGGACAATGGGGAGCAGGGCAGTGTCTTTGTACTGCGTGGGATGCAGTGGAGAATACTAAACGTTGATGACAGCTCGCTCAAGGTAAACGTGGAACCGATATCATCTGCTGGAATAAATGTTCCATACTGGGAGGGCGAGAACATCCCTGTTGACTATACCACTGCAAGAAAAGTCGGCATGGTTAGGACCAAGACAATTGTAGCACATTTTACAAATAAGGTGATTGACAACCTAAAGCTTGGAACCATTCCGGATGAAACAAACATTCTAGTCGAGTCGCAGAGGGTGCGAAATACAATTGTAATACATTCCTGCTTTGGTACAAGAATAAACTCTACTCTTGCAATGCTGCTTTCTGCAATGATATCTGCAAAGAGTGGATACTTGGTTGATTCAAGATCTGATGCATATAGGATAATGCTGTCATCAAATGGTAGAATACTGGAGCAGGCGGTGCGTGATGTTGTATCTGATGAATACGACCTGCAGGATATAGTGCAGGCCTCGCTTGCAGGAACTCACAACGTAAACTGGAGAACATGGTGTGTTGCAAAAAAGTTTGGAATAGTTGGAAGAGAGGCAGTATATGACAGAAAGTCTGCAAGATTCTTGTATGAGAAATATTCCAAGACTGCACTTGCAAAGGAAGCCCTGCGGGAACTATATCACGACAAGTATGACTTGGAAAACACATCGCAGTTGTTACAAAAAATAAAATCAAATGAAATCAAGATAACATGGGTTGAAGTTGATGGTTTTACAAAACTTGCAGAACCGATATTAGATCATACTACAAAATACTATGCATCGCCTGCAAACATGGACAAGGGAATACTTGACTTGGTAAAAACACGGCTGATGAAGACACGGCACAGGCTTGTGTGTGTAAGATGTGGCAAGTGGGAAAAAGTGGTAGAGACAGGACAGGTAAATGAGATCCCGTCATGTCCATACTGCAAGTCACGGCAGATTGCGGCAACGTTTTACTCTGACTATGACCTGCCAAAAATTGTACAAAAAAAAGTTGCAGGAAAAAAGATAACTGCTGAAGAGGGTCACAAGTTTGCCAGGGCATGGAAGGTGTCATCTCTTCTTGCAAACTTTGGCAGGACTGCACTTGTTGTGATATCAGGATATGGTGTGGGTGCTGACACTGCTGCAAGGATATTGCGAAACATGATATATGAGGAAGAGGTGTACAAGCAAATTTACGAAGCAGAAAGGCAGTATGTAACCACCAGGGGCTTTTGGGACTAG
- a CDS encoding single-stranded DNA-binding protein — protein sequence MSEFDSLLSKLLEQRPDVTKAQIDELIQRKKEKIGAGYLTDQGALFLIASDLGVSLNEPLKVEMGLKDLYVGAKEITLATRVMNVYPIKQFSRKDGSQFLLRTMTVYDGDSRAQVKLWDEKANLPGIENLKPGDLVKIIKAYVKSDMKGNPIINVGSGSNIEPNGTTSAIPSLDAITDDVSNVKENQQNLVVTGILDGNLRTTEFTNFKGEPGKSLQLRLKGKDGNIMRVVLWNKDESTIPKVVTSGAKTRLIGVKTKVGQMGLEIHGDEGTVLEIEGAAEIQPITIRILSMTKSDSGNTLILGTTQDKKLVSISDMAQITKDLSIGDVVECMPSKVYGKSIMLEGDSFVRKVADQGIPTLSEIRTKIKDVKPAEILYCVEAIILKAPEKREIQTKTGETVLLSETFIEDDTGQIWLKGWRSQARLLEQFTQGEIITVTAVNAKAGLEGRTELFLTAYSAITRKN from the coding sequence TTGTCAGAATTTGATTCGTTGTTAAGCAAACTATTAGAGCAAAGACCCGATGTTACCAAGGCACAGATAGACGAGCTCATCCAAAGAAAGAAGGAAAAGATCGGTGCAGGATATCTAACAGACCAGGGTGCACTGTTTCTGATAGCATCAGATCTTGGAGTATCGCTAAACGAGCCCCTGAAGGTGGAGATGGGCCTCAAGGACCTCTATGTCGGTGCAAAGGAAATAACGCTTGCAACCAGAGTGATGAATGTTTATCCAATAAAACAATTTTCCCGCAAGGACGGTTCCCAGTTTTTGCTGCGTACCATGACAGTATATGACGGTGATTCACGAGCGCAGGTAAAGTTGTGGGATGAAAAGGCAAACTTGCCGGGAATTGAGAACCTCAAACCAGGAGACTTGGTCAAGATAATCAAGGCCTATGTAAAATCAGACATGAAGGGAAATCCAATAATCAATGTGGGTTCTGGCTCTAACATAGAACCAAATGGAACAACAAGTGCTATACCATCCTTGGATGCAATAACAGATGATGTAAGCAACGTAAAAGAGAACCAGCAGAACCTAGTGGTTACAGGAATTCTTGACGGAAATCTTCGAACAACGGAATTTACAAACTTCAAGGGAGAGCCAGGCAAGTCACTCCAGCTCAGACTAAAGGGAAAGGATGGAAACATAATGCGAGTTGTACTATGGAACAAGGACGAAAGCACGATACCCAAAGTTGTAACATCTGGTGCAAAGACAAGACTGATTGGAGTAAAGACAAAGGTTGGCCAGATGGGTCTTGAGATCCATGGAGATGAAGGGACGGTACTAGAGATAGAGGGAGCTGCAGAGATCCAGCCTATTACCATTAGAATTTTATCCATGACAAAAAGCGATTCTGGAAACACGCTGATCCTTGGCACAACACAGGACAAGAAGCTTGTAAGTATATCAGACATGGCACAGATAACAAAAGATCTTTCAATCGGAGATGTAGTGGAATGTATGCCATCAAAGGTTTATGGAAAATCAATCATGTTAGAGGGCGACTCGTTTGTAAGAAAAGTAGCTGATCAAGGTATCCCAACATTGTCAGAGATTAGAACAAAGATAAAGGATGTAAAACCAGCCGAGATATTATACTGTGTAGAAGCAATAATTCTAAAAGCTCCAGAAAAGCGCGAGATCCAGACAAAGACTGGAGAAACCGTATTGCTTTCCGAGACATTCATCGAGGATGACACCGGACAAATCTGGCTCAAGGGCTGGAGGTCACAGGCAAGGTTATTGGAACAGTTCACACAGGGTGAAATCATTACAGTTACTGCAGTAAACGCCAAGGCAGGACTAGAAGGCCGAACAGAACTATTCCTTACGGCATACTCTGCAATCACGCGCAAAAACTAG
- a CDS encoding Fic family protein, which produces MVIIKKKILKGQTYYYLNHSIRENGKVRPKEVYLGKKIPANIEKIKKDFLDDIYRKKWYDNIDTIERNFAKNWRVMPKLVREKELENFAINFTYDTQKIEGSTLTRRETFDLLERGIAPKSKPMRDVQEAESHRDLFFEILKSDRDLSLNQVQEWHWKLFSKTKTGIAGKIRNYQVAIGGSKFMPPSPVKVFPMLVEFFKWYNKNKNKLHPVELAAYSHLKFVAIHPFGDGNGRVSRLIMNFILDRKKYPMLDISYESRSGYYNALERSHIKKEDRIFLQWFIKRYIKEHKRYLR; this is translated from the coding sequence ATGGTAATAATAAAGAAGAAAATATTGAAAGGACAAACATACTATTATCTAAATCACAGTATAAGAGAAAATGGAAAAGTTCGACCAAAAGAAGTTTACCTAGGAAAAAAGATTCCCGCAAACATAGAAAAAATCAAGAAAGATTTTCTTGATGACATATACAGAAAAAAATGGTATGATAACATAGATACAATCGAGAGAAATTTTGCAAAAAACTGGAGGGTGATGCCAAAACTTGTACGAGAGAAGGAATTGGAGAATTTTGCAATCAACTTTACATATGATACCCAAAAAATAGAGGGTTCCACACTCACCCGCAGAGAGACCTTTGACCTGCTGGAAAGAGGTATCGCTCCAAAGAGCAAACCAATGAGAGATGTTCAAGAGGCAGAGTCACATAGAGACCTTTTCTTTGAAATCCTAAAATCAGATAGAGATCTGTCCTTGAATCAAGTTCAAGAATGGCATTGGAAGCTCTTCAGCAAGACCAAGACAGGCATTGCAGGAAAGATCAGAAATTATCAGGTAGCCATAGGAGGAAGCAAGTTCATGCCACCATCTCCTGTGAAAGTTTTCCCTATGCTAGTAGAATTCTTCAAATGGTACAATAAAAACAAAAACAAATTGCACCCAGTAGAGCTTGCGGCATATTCACATTTGAAATTTGTTGCAATCCACCCATTTGGTGATGGTAACGGTAGAGTTTCAAGACTAATCATGAATTTCATACTGGACAGGAAAAAATATCCCATGTTAGATATTTCATATGAAAGTAGAAGTGGTTATTACAATGCACTTGAAAGGTCGCACATAAAAAAAGAGGACAGGATATTTCTACAGTGGTTTATCAAGAGATACATAAAGGAACACAAGAGATATCTCAGATAG
- a CDS encoding ABC transporter ATP-binding protein, translating into MFSIEINSLSKSYGSFTAVDGIDLKVESGKIFGFLGPNGAGKTTTMKMLTTLIPPSSGTMNILGIDGTKSPLEIRKKIGVVLQQPSYEPTLSVEKSLEKYGMMWNVEKKIRKNRVEELLVAFDLVDIRKKKNDDLSIGQRRRVQVAREFMHDMELLFLDEPTVGLDPSARRSLLDFIKSKVKDGLTIFFTTHILEEAEYLCDDIAIINKGKIIAVDTPDELKNKFGRQKTIKIHVGTQQNISSLLSNIENCTIEHDSGVVITIHSGQSEQVLQDVLKILASNHIPVEDLSVVPTSLEEIFLSVVKNSNESNNSPGQ; encoded by the coding sequence ATGTTTAGTATAGAGATAAACTCGCTTTCAAAATCATACGGTTCCTTCACTGCAGTGGATGGCATTGACCTAAAGGTGGAGAGTGGAAAGATCTTTGGATTCTTGGGTCCAAACGGTGCTGGCAAGACAACAACCATGAAGATGCTGACTACACTAATTCCTCCAAGTTCTGGAACTATGAACATCTTGGGAATTGATGGTACAAAATCACCACTTGAGATACGAAAAAAGATTGGGGTTGTACTCCAGCAGCCAAGCTACGAGCCTACGTTGAGTGTAGAAAAATCACTTGAGAAATATGGTATGATGTGGAATGTTGAGAAAAAAATACGAAAAAACAGAGTAGAAGAATTACTTGTCGCATTTGATCTTGTAGATATTAGAAAAAAGAAGAACGATGACCTGTCAATAGGCCAGAGGAGGAGAGTGCAGGTTGCACGTGAATTCATGCATGACATGGAACTTTTGTTTTTGGACGAGCCAACAGTGGGCCTTGACCCGTCTGCAAGAAGGAGCCTGCTTGATTTTATAAAATCAAAAGTAAAGGACGGGCTGACAATATTTTTTACTACGCATATTTTAGAAGAAGCTGAATACCTCTGTGATGATATCGCAATAATAAACAAGGGGAAGATAATTGCAGTGGACACACCTGATGAGCTAAAAAACAAGTTTGGCAGGCAAAAAACTATCAAGATACATGTCGGGACGCAACAAAACATCTCGTCTCTTTTGAGCAACATTGAAAACTGCACAATTGAACATGACTCGGGTGTTGTCATTACCATTCATTCTGGACAGTCAGAGCAGGTACTGCAGGATGTGCTGAAGATACTCGCATCAAATCACATTCCAGTAGAAGACCTCAGCGTGGTCCCAACAAGCTTGGAAGAGATATTTCTTTCAGTGGTGAAAAATTCTAATGAATCCAATAATTCGCCTGGTCAATAG
- a CDS encoding ABC transporter permease, with product MNPIIRLVNRNLTISLNMGFVIWQIVFPLIYIFVAGFAYTALIHQVPFGGRTLDYPAFIATGMIGFNIMNSTLISGIIIWNDRRHGMFEQILVGPFTRAQYILSNVYTIGIIGLVSAAMITAVGYPLFFKQAQFNVLTIPLVVFASITGSILFGSIASIISTRLKSSEGFNVVINTAFLFFAFVSTAFYPAQGAPPILSSAFYLNPLTYLVDVVRAGIFGYFDGMVAQEMIILGVGAAILFVVATKMLSKLEL from the coding sequence ATGAATCCAATAATTCGCCTGGTCAATAGGAACCTGACAATTTCCCTCAACATGGGATTTGTCATATGGCAGATTGTCTTTCCGCTGATCTACATCTTTGTTGCAGGCTTTGCATATACTGCACTAATCCACCAGGTTCCGTTCGGGGGAAGGACACTTGACTATCCTGCCTTTATTGCAACAGGGATGATTGGGTTTAACATAATGAACAGCACCCTGATTTCTGGGATAATAATCTGGAACGACAGGAGGCATGGAATGTTTGAGCAGATACTTGTAGGGCCGTTTACGCGTGCACAATACATCCTTTCAAATGTTTACACCATCGGAATAATCGGGCTTGTTTCTGCTGCAATGATAACTGCAGTGGGATATCCGCTCTTTTTCAAGCAGGCCCAGTTTAATGTACTTACCATACCGCTTGTTGTATTTGCATCAATTACAGGTTCCATACTGTTTGGCTCCATCGCATCAATCATATCAACTAGGCTAAAGTCAAGTGAGGGGTTTAATGTTGTAATCAATACGGCGTTTTTGTTCTTTGCATTTGTGAGCACTGCATTTTATCCTGCACAGGGAGCCCCGCCAATCTTGTCGTCTGCATTTTATCTCAACCCTCTGACATATCTTGTTGATGTGGTTCGCGCAGGAATATTTGGGTACTTTGATGGGATGGTTGCACAAGAGATGATAATACTTGGCGTTGGCGCTGCGATACTATTTGTGGTTGCAACAAAGATGCTGTCGAAACTGGAACTGTGA
- a CDS encoding type II toxin-antitoxin system RelE/ParE family toxin has translation MPNMFSSSTRANNTSTLPTLQPAIKDREEIKKMQGKSQVIKGFKKKIEKFDDPSKHGKPLYRNWKGLQEEHVASSVIFIFRWLPEQNLSLSILMATRTCMAETGYSKSFSSAGNISQFQFRQHLCCNHK, from the coding sequence ATGCCAAATATGTTTAGTTCTAGCACTAGGGCTAATAATACTAGCACATTACCAACACTGCAACCTGCAATCAAAGATCGAGAGGAAATTAAGAAAATGCAAGGTAAATCACAAGTGATCAAAGGTTTTAAGAAAAAAATAGAAAAGTTTGATGATCCTTCAAAACATGGAAAGCCATTATATCGAAACTGGAAAGGTCTTCAAGAAGAACATGTCGCTAGTTCTGTCATTTTTATATTTAGGTGGTTGCCAGAGCAAAATCTTAGTTTATCTATTTTGATGGCCACAAGAACTTGTATGGCAGAGACAGGTTATAGTAAATCTTTTTCCAGCGCTGGAAATATTTCACAGTTCCAGTTTCGACAGCATCTTTGTTGCAACCACAAATAG
- a CDS encoding type II toxin-antitoxin system HicB family antitoxin, whose protein sequence is MKYRVLIQQDEDGIFVAKCPSLLGCISQGRTREESLANIKDAVNGYLQSLKKHNEPLPHIEEKLVEVST, encoded by the coding sequence ATGAAGTACCGAGTTTTGATACAGCAAGACGAAGATGGAATATTTGTGGCCAAGTGTCCATCATTACTTGGTTGTATATCGCAGGGAAGAACACGTGAAGAATCACTGGCTAACATTAAAGATGCAGTAAATGGATATCTACAAAGTCTAAAAAAACACAATGAGCCTCTTCCTCATATAGAAGAGAAACTTGTAGAAGTAAGTACCTAA
- a CDS encoding type II toxin-antitoxin system HicA family toxin, with product MKQIIKLEVIILRHRKTPHKRLTVPNHQEIARGTLRAIIEEAGLTVQDFTDLL from the coding sequence ATGAAGCAGATCATCAAACTGGAAGTCATTATTTTAAGACACAGAAAAACACCACACAAAAGATTGACAGTTCCAAACCACCAGGAGATAGCCCGAGGTACTCTGAGGGCCATTATTGAAGAGGCTGGATTGACAGTTCAAGACTTTACAGATCTCTTGTGA
- a CDS encoding NAD(P)/FAD-dependent oxidoreductase, with the protein MKYDITIIGAGILGTSIAYFLSQTTKSKVLVLDQAPKAGFHTSSRNTGKVHAPFLYDPEKKRIFAKSAHLGFEMWETYCKQKNLPFKKDGVLEVALDEPGITRLEKYMLWGEQNGLEKDDIVLLDGTDVKKLEPEVSCQKAIFCKRDASVDYGILTEYVMEDAKQNGATFLLNTRAGHISDRKDFLEIKTNRDTIKTGFLINAAGGMSIDIAHQMGVRTDLTDIYFRGEYWKAGPEYQSLTKTSVYSVPKHPEYPFLDPHWIVRSDGRCEVGPNAVPVFSPYGYTLSEDMKKMPSKVLEMLSSGAAKILFDSQFISLALGELLSSLSKTVMINQVREFLPKVDPKKFKKRGTAGIRASVIDKDGKFVPDVVIAQGEKSFHILNYNSPGATGALPFAVYTISQMKDRGLVKIEQDRCGQWSFEKISEMLGK; encoded by the coding sequence TTGAAGTATGACATAACAATAATTGGCGCAGGTATACTTGGGACATCGATTGCATATTTTCTCTCACAAACAACAAAAAGCAAGGTACTGGTGCTTGACCAGGCACCAAAGGCAGGGTTTCACACAAGCTCACGAAACACAGGAAAAGTGCATGCACCGTTTCTCTATGACCCTGAAAAAAAGAGGATATTTGCAAAATCGGCACATCTAGGCTTTGAGATGTGGGAAACATATTGCAAACAAAAAAATCTCCCATTCAAAAAAGATGGGGTGCTCGAGGTTGCACTTGACGAGCCAGGAATCACAAGACTTGAAAAATACATGTTGTGGGGTGAGCAAAACGGACTGGAAAAAGACGATATCGTCTTGCTTGACGGTACTGATGTAAAGAAACTAGAGCCAGAGGTATCGTGCCAAAAGGCAATTTTTTGCAAAAGGGATGCATCGGTGGACTATGGCATCCTGACAGAATATGTCATGGAGGATGCAAAACAAAACGGCGCAACATTTCTGCTAAACACAAGGGCAGGGCATATTTCAGACAGGAAAGATTTTCTTGAAATAAAAACAAACCGCGATACCATAAAGACTGGCTTTCTAATCAATGCAGCAGGAGGCATGTCGATTGACATAGCACACCAGATGGGTGTAAGGACTGATCTTACCGACATTTATTTTCGAGGAGAGTACTGGAAGGCAGGACCTGAATATCAAAGTCTTACAAAGACAAGCGTATATTCCGTACCCAAGCACCCCGAGTACCCATTTCTAGACCCGCACTGGATTGTCCGCTCTGACGGAAGGTGCGAGGTTGGGCCAAATGCAGTGCCTGTCTTTAGTCCATATGGATATACTTTATCAGAAGACATGAAAAAAATGCCGTCCAAGGTACTTGAAATGCTTTCCTCTGGTGCTGCAAAAATATTATTTGATTCTCAGTTCATCTCGCTGGCTTTAGGAGAACTGTTGTCCTCACTATCGAAAACGGTAATGATAAACCAAGTAAGGGAATTTCTTCCAAAGGTAGACCCAAAAAAATTCAAAAAACGGGGAACTGCTGGAATTCGCGCATCAGTGATAGACAAGGACGGCAAGTTTGTACCAGATGTTGTAATTGCACAAGGCGAAAAATCATTTCACATATTAAATTACAATTCTCCTGGCGCGACAGGTGCTCTGCCGTTTGCAGTATATACAATATCTCAAATGAAAGACAGGGGCTTGGTAAAGATAGAACAAGACCGATGTGGGCAGTGGAGTTTTGAAAAAATATCTGAGATGCTGGGAAAATAA
- a CDS encoding heme transporter CcmC, whose translation MKKVIAVSIIALIALVLVPQIHFVNAQLGTDKSAKQYINLRAEVWNEFFRMTTAAFTVGAVVSGTLIWLVWRFRESHPKNKNPTRWEKLDDPTAGNYEKESH comes from the coding sequence ATGAAGAAAGTCATTGCTGTTTCAATTATTGCATTAATCGCACTAGTGCTTGTTCCACAGATTCACTTTGTAAATGCTCAACTAGGTACAGACAAGTCTGCAAAGCAATACATCAACCTAAGGGCTGAGGTGTGGAATGAGTTCTTTAGAATGACAACTGCCGCCTTTACAGTAGGTGCAGTGGTATCAGGTACTCTGATCTGGCTTGTCTGGAGATTTCGTGAGTCACATCCAAAGAACAAGAATCCTACCAGATGGGAGAAATTAGATGATCCAACAGCTGGTAACTATGAAAAGGAGAGCCATTAG
- a CDS encoding cupredoxin domain-containing protein yields MGHDTAEWVFVGVVIAILVYVGVDSWIVQKEIEEVPADAETIKVIAQQWFWSFEHADGTKEISTLHLKKGHAYKFEIYSKDVMHSFNIPDWVVFEDAVPGHVNHAWFAPDQTGEFPIQCREYCGLLHYNMRGSLIVEDNKP; encoded by the coding sequence ATGGGTCATGATACAGCAGAATGGGTATTTGTTGGTGTAGTAATTGCAATTCTAGTTTACGTTGGTGTTGATTCTTGGATTGTACAAAAAGAGATAGAAGAGGTTCCTGCAGATGCTGAAACAATCAAGGTTATAGCTCAGCAGTGGTTCTGGAGCTTTGAGCATGCTGATGGAACAAAGGAAATAAGCACATTACACCTAAAGAAAGGGCACGCGTATAAATTTGAGATTTATTCAAAAGATGTAATGCACTCTTTTAATATCCCGGACTGGGTGGTCTTTGAAGATGCAGTGCCTGGTCATGTAAACCACGCATGGTTTGCACCAGATCAAACAGGAGAATTCCCAATTCAGTGCAGAGAATATTGTGGCTTGTTGCATTACAATATGAGGGGTTCATTAATAGTGGAGGATAACAAGCCTTGA